Sequence from the Streptomyces sp. NBC_00440 genome:
CCCCTGTCCGTCCTGTCCGTACGTCCTAGGAGAAGCCGCCGCCGTGAGCAGCAGCCTTCGACGCGGCGTCCTCGCCGCTTCTGCCATCGTGGTCTCGATCGCCGCCCTGTCCGCCTGTGGCGCGGGCAACAACGCGGCGACGATCGAGGTCAAGCCGGACAACGCCGCTACGTCGGTCGGTGTCATCAAGGTCCAGAACGCGACGGTGATCACCCAGCCGAAGGCCACAGTCAAGGGCCCCGCCGTCATCTCGGCGACCCTCTTCAACAACGGTGACACGAACCAGACGCTCCAGGACGTCAAGCTCGCGGGCTCCAGCTCCGCCGTGAAGCTCACCCCGGCCACGGGCAAGGGTCCGATCTCGGTGCCCGCGCACGGTTCGATCACCATCGGCGGCAAGAACAACGCCGCCGCCGTGCTCGCCGACGGCCGCGCCGCAGCCGCCGACGGCTCCACGCAGAACCTGGTCTTCCAGTTCAGCGAGACCGGTCGGGTGGCGCTGGCCGCGCTCGTCGTCCCGGCCACCAGCTACTTCCACGGCTTCGGCCCGAGCAGCCTGCCCGTGACGCCCTCCCCTTCGGTGCCTGCCTCGGGCAAGGCCACGCCGGGTGCGTCCGGCAAGGCGACTCCGGGCGGCAAGACCACGCCGGGCGCCAACAAGACGCCGGCCGGTTCCGTCACGGGCTCGCCGAGCAGCTGACCCGCACGGGCGCGCCGATCGCAGACAGCGCGTAGAGCGCAGCAGAGCGCATACGGGGGTGCCCCCGCCGGAAGTCCGATTCCGGCGGGGGCACCTCCTTTTCGTACGCGGCTCGCGCGCGGGTCGTACCGCGACTCGTACGCGGCTCGCGCGCGTCGTACTCGCGGCTTACGGCTCGAACTTGTAGCCCAGCCCCCGGACCGTCACCAGATACCGGGGCGCGCCCGGGTCCGGCTCGATCTTGGCGCGCAGCCGCTTCACGTGGACGTCGAGGGTCTTGGTGTCCCCGACGTAGTCCGCGCCCCAGACCCGGTCGATCAGCTGCATCCGGGTCAGCACCCGGCCCGCGTTCCTGAGCAGCATCTCCAGCAGGTCGAACTCCTTGAGCGGCAGGTCGACCTTGGCGCCGGAGACCGTCACGACATGGCGGTCCACGTCCATCCGGACCGGGCCGGCCTCCAGTGCCGCCGGGGAGACCTCCTCGGGCTCACCGCGGCGGCGCAGCACCGCGCGGATACGGGCGACCAGCTCCCGTGAGGAGAAGGGCTTCGTGACGTAGTCGTCTGCTCCTATTTCCAGGCCGACCACCTTGTCGATCTCGCTGTCCTTGGCGGTCACCATGATCACCGGGACGTTGGAGCGGCCGCGCAGCTGGCGGCACACCTCGGTGCCGGGCAGTCCCGGCAGCATCAGGTCGAGCAGTACGAGGTCGGCGCCGTTGCGCTCGAATTCGTCGAGTCCATCGGGGCCCGTGGCCGCGATGGCGACCTCGAAGCCTTCCTTGCGGAGCATGTAGGACAGGGCGTCGCTGAAGGATTCCTCATCCTCGACGACAAGCACTCGGGTCACGGAAGGACCTCCGGGGCAGGAATTGGTTCAGAGGACAGGAAGTTCGCGAAGGGCTGGTCGTCGTCATCGTCGACAGCGTCAGTGGGATCTGCGGGCCCGGCGTAGCCGGTGTGGTGCTGTGCGGGGTCGGCGGCCGGATCCGTGCGGCCGCGGCGATTGCGTACGGAACCGGCTTCCGGCAGCCGCAGGGTGAAGGTGGAGCCCTGGCCCTCCGAGCTCCACACCGTGACCTCCCCGCCGTGCGAGGCGGCCACATGTTTGACGATGGCGAGGCCCAGCCCCGTGCCACCGGTGGCGCGCGAGCGGGCCGGGTCGACGCGGTAGAAGCGCTCGAAGATCCGCTCGCGGTCCTTCTCGGTGATACCGAGCCCCTGGTCGGTGACGGCGATCTCGATGAGTCCCCCAGAGCCGAAAGCCTGGGAGGTGCCCCCTCCGCCGGGGGCGGAGGTGCGGCGGGCGGCGATACCGACCCGGGTGCGGGCCGGTGAGTAGTTCACCGCGTTCTCCACAAGGTTTCCCAGCGCGGCGGCGAGCTGGGAGCGGTTGCCCCAGACGTGGAGGTCGGCCGTGCCGCCGGCCGCCATGGTGATCTGCTTGGTGCCCGCCTGGTGGCGGCAGCGGTCGATGGCCTCGGCGACCAGGACGTCGACCCGGACCGGCTCGGCGTCTTCGAGCGGGTCGTCGTTCTGGACCCGGGAGAGATCGATGAGCTCCTGGACCAGATTGGTGAGCCGGGTCGCCTCTATCTGCATCCGGCCCGCGAAACGGGTGACCGCCTCCGGGTCGTCCGACGCTCCCATGACCGCCTCGGAGAGCAGCGAGAGCGCTCCGACCGGGGTCTTCAGCTCATGGCTGACGTTGGCGACGAAGTCTCGTCGTACGGCTTCGATACGCCGGGCCTCCGTGAGGTCCTCGACGAGCAGCAGCACCAGCCGGGAGCCGAGCGGTGCCACCCGGGCCGAGACCGCGAGTGCCTCGCCACGGCCGGTGCCCCGGCGGGGAAGGTCGAGCTCGACCTGTCGTATCTCCCCGTCGCGCCGGGTGTCCCGGGCCATGTGCAGCATGGGCTCGACGGCCAGTTTCCCGCCCCTGACCAGGCCCAGGGCGTACGCAGCCGAGCTGGCTTTGACCACCGAGTCGCTCTCGTCGAGCACCACGGCCGAGGAGCTGAGCACGGAGAGGACGGTGTCCACGCCGGGCGGCAGCACGTCGCCGGTGTGCAGGGAGGTCCGGGTGGGGCGTGCCAGCTCGCGCTCGCTCCAGCGGAACGCCAGCACGCCGATGACGCCGGTGCACAGCCCGGCGATCGCGCTTGCTGCGGCGACCGCCGCGTTCACGTCCATGTGTCCAGGTTATGCGGCTCCACCGACACATCCCCAGCCATACGGGTGCCCGCTCGAACGTTCGTCGCCCAGAGTTCACCGAGGGGATAGGGCCGGTTCACTTGGGATGACGGAAACGGACGCGTGGCGCACCGACCGTGGAAGCGTGGAGGTGGACACCTGTCGGGCACCTCCGGGCCGTGCCGCTGTGCCGGTTGCGACAAGGCCGACCGCGACAGGACCGGCAGCACAAGATCAGCCGTACACGACCGGCCGCACAAGACCTGCCGCACAGACCTGCGCGCACAAGACCTGCCGCACAAGATCAGCCGTACAAGAGAGGGACTCCCATGCGGGACGCGTACCACGAGGAACTGGACTCGATCGGCGAGGGCCTGGTCGAGATGGCCCGGCTCGTCGGTTCGGCGATCGGCCGGGCCACGACCGCCATGCTGGACGCCGATCTGAAGCTCGCCGAGAGCGTGATCGCCGCCGATCAGAAGGTCGACGACCTCCAGCACGACCTCGAAGCACGGGCCATCGCCCTGCTGGCCAGGCAGCAGCCCGTCGCCACCGATCTGCGCATCGTCGTCACCTCGCTGCGGATGAGCGCCGACCTGGAGCGCTCGGGCGACCTGGCCCAGCACGTCGCGAAGCTCACCCGGCTCCGTTACCCGGACCGGGCCGTTCCGCACGATCTGCACGCCACGATCCTGGAAATGGGGCAGCTCGCGCAGCGGCTGATGGCGAAGGCGGCGGAGGTCATCATCACGATGGACGTCGACCTGGCGCTCCAGCTGGAGACGGACGACGACGAGATGGACCTGCTGCACCGGACGCTCTTCCAGCACCTGATGGACGACCGGTGGAAGCACGGCATCGAGACGGCGGTCGACGTGACGCTCCTCGGCCGCTACTACGAGCGGTTCGCCGACCACGCGGTGTCGGTGGCCAAGCGCGTGGTCTATCTGGTGACGGGCGAGCACGCCGACGAGATTCAGTCCGCTCCGGCGCAGGTCGAGGGGGCGTGAACGGCGCGCTTGCGCGTATGCGCCGTTGATGCGCCCCACCGGGGTGGGTATGGGATGGCCGGAGGCAGTACGTCCTCGCATGCCGAGCAGGAGGAAATCATGGCCGATTCCCCCGTCACCGACCCCCAGCAGCAAGCCCCCGTCGAAGTGCACCATCTGCGCGTTCTCGGCGCCTGCGGCTGCGGTCCGGGCTGCGGCTGTGGTTGCCAGTCCGGTGCTCCGTGCCAGTGCAGTGGCTGCCACTGACGCGGGCCGTTCTTCCGTACGACTGCGAGGGCCCCGTCCGCACCACCGGAACCGGTGGCGGGACGGGGCCCCTCGCTGTCTGCGCGGGTCAGTGCCGGCACGGTCGGTCCCGTACCTGCTAGCTGCGCCTGCGGCGGACGAACAGCACTCCACCGACAGCGGTGAGGATGGCGGCCGCACCGCTCACCAGGGCGATCTGGTCACCGGTGTCGGCAAGCTCACCACCCCCGCCGTGCCTGCCACCGCCGGTGCCACCGTCGCCGTACGCGCCACCGTCGCTGTCACCGCCACCACCATTGGTACCGCCGGTGTCGCCGCCGGTGGTGCCGCCGGTGTTGCCGCCATTGGTTCCACCGTCGGTTCCGCCGCTGGTTCCACCGTCGGTTCCGCCGCTGGTTCCACCGTCGGAGCCGCCTGTGTCACCACCCGTGCCGCCGTCGGTACCGCCGCTCGTGCCGCCGCTCGTGCCGTCGGTGGCGGTGGGGGAAGGCGGCGGGGTCGGACTCTCGCTGTCCGAGGGGGAGGGCGAAGGGGGCGGGGTGGGCGAGCCGGTGTCGGTGGGGGACGGCAAGGGCGACTCGGAATCCGTGGGCGAGGGCGACGGGGTCGGTGACTCCGTATCCGTGGGGGACGGCGCAGGGGATTCCGTATCCGTCGGCGAAGGGGACGGCGAGGGCGACTCCGTGTCCGTCGGGGAAGGCGACGGCGACGGGGACTCCTGATGGCACCGGGCGTGCACCTCGCCCAGCCGGGCCCCGGCGATCGGCCCGTCGTAGACCACCACGCCCGCCGGGTCGCGCAGCACCCCCGCCACCGACACGTCGAACCAGGCCTCGGCCTCGTACGCTCCGGGCGTCTGGATCTCATCGGCGGGTACGACGTGCTGAGTGAAGGTCACGCGCAGCGTGCTGTCCCCCAACGTGTCGGGCTCGTTCAGATCGGCCCCGCTGACCGTGAGATCGGTAGTGCCGATGTCGACCCGGTGGCCAAGAACCGCGATCTGCTGCCCGTCCGTGTGCGCGTAGCCGAGGGAGTACGGGCCGAACGGCGGCGGGGTGCACTCCGCATAGGTGTTCAGGGAGCCGATCGCGCCGCTGGGGGTGGTCGAGATGAAGTCCGCGCCATGGAGCCTCACTTCGATTCCGGCGGCATCCACCTTGGCGTAGTGCTTGGCGTCGGTGTTCGAGGTCACGACGGCGTGGGTGCCGTCCTGGTAATAGGCGCGCACCCCGTCCGGGTCGGAGAAGTCGCCGGTGTCCTCGTCTCCGTTGAGCGGCGGTGAGCCGGCCGTTCCGTAGGTCCCGTCGAACTGCGAGAGGTCGAGCGGCCCCACGTCGGAGATGTTCAGCTGGATGAGTCCGGCGCTGGTCGTC
This genomic interval carries:
- a CDS encoding sensor histidine kinase — protein: MDVNAAVAAASAIAGLCTGVIGVLAFRWSERELARPTRTSLHTGDVLPPGVDTVLSVLSSSAVVLDESDSVVKASSAAYALGLVRGGKLAVEPMLHMARDTRRDGEIRQVELDLPRRGTGRGEALAVSARVAPLGSRLVLLLVEDLTEARRIEAVRRDFVANVSHELKTPVGALSLLSEAVMGASDDPEAVTRFAGRMQIEATRLTNLVQELIDLSRVQNDDPLEDAEPVRVDVLVAEAIDRCRHQAGTKQITMAAGGTADLHVWGNRSQLAAALGNLVENAVNYSPARTRVGIAARRTSAPGGGGTSQAFGSGGLIEIAVTDQGLGITEKDRERIFERFYRVDPARSRATGGTGLGLAIVKHVAASHGGEVTVWSSEGQGSTFTLRLPEAGSVRNRRGRTDPAADPAQHHTGYAGPADPTDAVDDDDDQPFANFLSSEPIPAPEVLP
- the phoU gene encoding phosphate signaling complex protein PhoU produces the protein MRDAYHEELDSIGEGLVEMARLVGSAIGRATTAMLDADLKLAESVIAADQKVDDLQHDLEARAIALLARQQPVATDLRIVVTSLRMSADLERSGDLAQHVAKLTRLRYPDRAVPHDLHATILEMGQLAQRLMAKAAEVIITMDVDLALQLETDDDEMDLLHRTLFQHLMDDRWKHGIETAVDVTLLGRYYERFADHAVSVAKRVVYLVTGEHADEIQSAPAQVEGA
- a CDS encoding LPXTG cell wall anchor domain-containing protein, with the translated sequence MAASTTAAALAGVLLMYASADRAGAAPPGTTSAGLIQLNISDVGPLDLSQFDGTYGTAGSPPLNGDEDTGDFSDPDGVRAYYQDGTHAVVTSNTDAKHYAKVDAAGIEVRLHGADFISTTPSGAIGSLNTYAECTPPPFGPYSLGYAHTDGQQIAVLGHRVDIGTTDLTVSGADLNEPDTLGDSTLRVTFTQHVVPADEIQTPGAYEAEAWFDVSVAGVLRDPAGVVVYDGPIAGARLGEVHARCHQESPSPSPSPTDTESPSPSPSPTDTESPAPSPTDTESPTPSPSPTDSESPLPSPTDTGSPTPPPSPSPSDSESPTPPPSPTATDGTSGGTSGGTDGGTGGDTGGSDGGTSGGTDGGTSGGTDGGTNGGNTGGTTGGDTGGTNGGGGDSDGGAYGDGGTGGGRHGGGGELADTGDQIALVSGAAAILTAVGGVLFVRRRRS
- a CDS encoding response regulator transcription factor translates to MTRVLVVEDEESFSDALSYMLRKEGFEVAIAATGPDGLDEFERNGADLVLLDLMLPGLPGTEVCRQLRGRSNVPVIMVTAKDSEIDKVVGLEIGADDYVTKPFSSRELVARIRAVLRRRGEPEEVSPAALEAGPVRMDVDRHVVTVSGAKVDLPLKEFDLLEMLLRNAGRVLTRMQLIDRVWGADYVGDTKTLDVHVKRLRAKIEPDPGAPRYLVTVRGLGYKFEP
- a CDS encoding DUF461 domain-containing protein, which gives rise to MSSSLRRGVLAASAIVVSIAALSACGAGNNAATIEVKPDNAATSVGVIKVQNATVITQPKATVKGPAVISATLFNNGDTNQTLQDVKLAGSSSAVKLTPATGKGPISVPAHGSITIGGKNNAAAVLADGRAAAADGSTQNLVFQFSETGRVALAALVVPATSYFHGFGPSSLPVTPSPSVPASGKATPGASGKATPGGKTTPGANKTPAGSVTGSPSS